One window of bacterium genomic DNA carries:
- a CDS encoding bacterial transcriptional activator domain-containing protein, with amino-acid sequence PDYGDAAALLEALEQRRSSLQQTREFFQLYGGAVVCFMNGDLGAALRSAQALYKQGFEESTLLRLLAVDCTQRGEYRKAEAMLLRAIELNPYDYDLHFRLGGLYYSILGDRGRALEHLRRSLSLDPLQENSRLIQGIIDKLG; translated from the coding sequence CCCGGATTACGGTGATGCCGCCGCGCTGCTGGAGGCCCTGGAGCAAAGGCGCTCGAGCCTGCAGCAGACCCGCGAGTTCTTCCAGCTCTACGGCGGTGCGGTGGTCTGTTTCATGAACGGCGATCTGGGCGCCGCGCTGCGCTCCGCGCAGGCCTTGTACAAGCAGGGCTTCGAGGAGAGCACCCTCCTGCGCCTTCTGGCCGTGGACTGCACCCAGCGCGGCGAATACCGTAAGGCCGAGGCTATGCTCCTGCGCGCCATCGAGCTGAACCCCTACGATTACGACCTGCATTTCCGGCTGGGCGGGCTGTACTATTCAATCCTGGGCGACCGGGGCCGGGCCCTGGAGCACCTGCGCCGCAGCCTGAGCCTGGACCCGCTGCAGGAGAACAGCCGGCTGATTCAGGGCATTATCGACAAGCTGGGCTGA